The Phragmites australis chromosome 15, lpPhrAust1.1, whole genome shotgun sequence genome window below encodes:
- the LOC133893507 gene encoding uncharacterized protein LOC133893507: MPGNDDKLAAADRIKAATLSAAKGLSRAQAERAATAAARNVNAYGQKEEGPSRWQERKEAKRQMYLMSTEKAAKLGTVKPKVSETSSVGAYTQCQKCFQHGHWTYECKNERVYMSWPSRTQQLKNPKLKKNVSVSYQFENPDLAKEREEERNLMKEKLKKKRSETKKVKNNRKHRSSSDSDRNSSDASVFDSDTESSVTGSKYSSGSSSRYSSSDSEEKKRQHRRKQKKRRHRRDSTSSESSESESESASDSDFDDKGSRRKSKRRGDKR; encoded by the coding sequence ATGCCTGGAAATGATGATAAGTTGGCTGCTGCTGACCGAATAAAGGCAGCCACGTTATCAGCTGCCAAGGGACTGAGCAGGGCTCAAGCTGAACGTGCTGCTACCGCTGCTGCCCGCAATGTCAATGCCTATGGGCAGAAGGAAGAAGGTCCAAGCCGCTGGCAGGAGAGGAAGGAAGCTAAGAGGCAGATGTATCTGATGAGTACAGAGAAGGCTGCAAAACTCGGTACCGTGAAACCAAAAGTTTCAGAAACTTCTTCTGTTGGTGCATATACCCAATGTCAGAAGTGTTTCCAGCATGGGCATTGGACATACGAGTGCAAAAATGAGCGGGTGTACATGTCGTGGCCCTCAAGAACGCAGCAGCTTAAGAATCCCAAGCTGAAGAAAAATGTGTCGGTTTCTTATCAATTTGAGAATCCTGATCTTGCAaaggaaagggaggaggagaggaacttgatgaaagaaaagtTGAAGAAGAAAAGGTCGGAAACAAAAAAGGTAAAGAACAATAGAAAACACCGTTCGTCAAGTGATTCAGATAGAAACAGTAGTGATGCTTCGGTGTTTGACTCCGACACtgaatcatcagtgacgggctCCAAGTATTCTTCCGGAAGCAGCTCAAGATACAGTTCCTCGGACTCCGAGGAAAAGAAGCGGCAACACAGAAGGAAACAGAAGAAGAGAAGGCACAGGAGGGATAGCACATCATCAGAATCGTCTGAGTCTGAGTCTGAATCTGCATCAGACAGTGATTTTGATGACAAGGGAAGCCGAAGGAAGAGCAAAAGACGG